The Oleidesulfovibrio alaskensis DSM 16109 DNA window GACTGACGCCGTGTCAGAAATCCCGCAAAATTCGCCCCGACCTCTCGGCGGGCCACATGCTGCAGTATGGCCTCCTCAATACGGGCTTCAGCCCGCTCAAGAACATTACGGCTGAAGGTCACAGCATCTTCACCCCGCAACGCCGCCAGCGCCCGCGCCATCCGCAGCGATGCGCCGGCATCTCCCAGCTGCAGGGCACCGGTCACATGCAGTGCGTCCGTGGGCGTAAATCCGCACTCAAAAATTTTCTGCCCGCGGGCCAGCCGCATCATGCGGCCGTTATAGGTGACCTCGGCCATGGACAACGCGGCCAGCAGTTCTGCCAGCGGCATGACGCGCCGTGCGCACAGCAGCTGCAGCAGCGCATCGCCGGAGCAGGCATCGCCTTCCAGACCGGCACCGGCACAGACACAGCGCCCGCCCAGCCCCGGACCTGCCCACAAGGCAGGGTCGGGCAATTCCACCCCCCAGGCGGCGGCCATGCATACGGGCACCACCCGCGCAGGTCCGAGAGACAGTGTTCCCACGGGGTCCAGTTCCACCAGACTGTCGCCCCCCACAGCCACGGTAAACATCTCCACGGCATCTACGTGCGTCTGCCATTCGCCCACCAGCATGCCGCCGGTATCAATAACCGGCCGCCCCTCGTGCACAATGGTCATATCAGTGGTTGTTCCGCCCACATCAACCACCAGCACGTCCTGCGGCTGCTGCCCCGCATAGTCGCAGCACGCCGTGGCCGCGTATTGCGCACCGAAGCATGCCGTGGCCGCGGGCCCGCTGGCCACTGTGCTGGCCGCACTGCGCACCGCCTGTTCCATGCCCATGGTCGAAGCGTCGCCGCGCACCACCTGCACCGTTCCCCTGATGCCCTGCTCGTCCAGAGCCTTGCGCACACCGGCCAGAAACTGTTCCATCACCGGCAGCAAGCGGGCATTCAGCACCGCCGTGGTGGCCCGTTCACGCATTCCCGCCTGCATGCTCACCTCGTGCGAACAGAACACGGGCAGACCGCTGGTCAGCCGGATGGCCTCTGCCGCCACCAGCTCATGAGCCGGATTGGCGTAACTGTGCAGCGAGCACACCGCATATGCATCCACCCTGCCATGCAGGTCTTTCAGGTGATCCAGCAAAAATTCCAACCCCAGCGGTTCAGCTTCGGTACCGTCCTGTCTGTGGCCGCCGGGCACATAACGGGCGGCAGCGGCAGGAACCTCCATACGCTGGTTGAAACCGATGACGATCAGCCCCACATCCACGCCTTTGTTTTCCAGCAGGGCGTTGGTGGCCAGCGTGGTGGAAACCGCCGTGCTGCGGACATCAGCCGGATTGATGCCTGCCTTCAGCAGCACATCACCTATGGCTGCAGCAACCCCCGTACTGGGCTGATAGTGTGTTGTGGGCCTCTTGGCACGCGCCACGGCGTGCCCTCCGGCTATGTCCACCACCACGGCATCGGTGTATGTGCCGCCGGCATCCACTCCGATGACAAACCCGCCGTCAGGGGCTGCCGTCCGGTTCTGCTCTGTAAAGTCACTCATGATTCCCGCTCCGTCTTCTGCTGTCCGCCGATGGTTCCGGACGGCTGTGATACCGCCCGTTGCCTTGGTTTGGCAATGGCTGAACCGTCAGGCATAGACATTGACTATGACACGCGCAGCGTTTCATCGGAACAAACTATTTGCCCGCTGCCGGAACCTCCTGCACACGAAAGAGACCCGCCCCCTTACACACAGGGCTCACCGCAACTTCAGCATCGGAGGAACAATGAGCAACCCGGCATACACAGCAATGTGGGAAAAACTCAATCTCGACATTCCCGCTCATGACGGACTTCTGGAAGTACTGGGCAAATTTTACGGCGATATCTACATGTCGCAGCAGGGCCGCCTGCAGGGCATGGAATATCTGGATTTTGTACTTTCAGAAGTACACGGTCTGCGCATACAGGAACTGCAGCAGGCTAAAGAGCAGGGCAAGAAGATCATCGGCACGTTCTGTGTCTTTGTTCCCGAAGAAATCACACTGGCTGCCGGTGCCGTGCATGTGGGGCTGTGCTCCGGTGCCGATGCAGGAACCGAAGAAGCGGAAAAGCTCGTTCCCCGCAATACCTGCGCCCTTATCAAATCCTTCATCGGTTTCAAACTGGCACGCCTGTGTCCGTTTACCGAATCCTGTGATCTGGTGGTGGGAGAAACCACCTGCGACGGCAAGAAAAAAGCTTATGAAGCCTTTGCAGAACATGTTCCCATGCATGTGATGGAGGTACCCAACACAAAAAGCGATGCCGCGCGCGATCTTTTTAAAACCGAAGTGCTGCGCTACATGCAGGCGTTGCAACAGCTCACCGGCACGGCCATAACTCCGCAGGCGCTTGCCTCGGGCATCCGCACCGTCAACGCCAAACGCCGGGCACTGCAGCGTCTTTCCGCCCTGCGCAGCGCCGATCCCGCCCCCATATCCGGACGGGACGCCCTGCTTATCAATCAGGTTTCATTCTACGACGACCCGGAACGCTTCACCCGCTCCATAAACACGCTGTGCGACCAGATGGAAGAACGCATAGCGCGCAAGGAAGGCATAGCCCCCGCAGGCACACCGCGTCTGCTGCTTTCAGGATGCCCCATGGCCGTCCCCAACTGGAAACTGCCTTACATCATGGAAAGCTCCGGCGCCGTGATAGTGGGAGAAGAGTCCTGCATCGGCACGCGCAACACACGCGACCTTGTGGATGAATCGCAGGAGACCCTTGACGGAATGATAGACGCGCTGGTGGACAGATATATGAAAATCGACTGCGCCTGCTTTACCCCCAACACGGAACGGCTGCACAATGTCACCGCCATGGCGCAGGAACTGAAAGCGGACGGCATAGTGCACTATGCCCTCAAGTTCTGTCAGCCCTATGCGCACGAAGCCTTTAAAATTGAAAAAGCAGCCCGCGAGAAAGACATCCCCGTACTCAGTGTGGAAACCGACTACTCCATGGAAGACGCGGAACAGCTGAAAACCCGCGTTGAAGCTTTTGTGGAAATGGTGCGCGGATAAATGCTCACAGCCGGCATAGACATAGGGTCGCGCTCCATCGAACTGGTGGTCCAAAAGGACGGTACAACCGTACACAGTGCACGCTCTGACACGACCTTTGACCCCAGAACACAGGTGCGGGCGGTCATGCAGGGGTGGCGCCCGGATATTCTGGTGGCCACGGGCTACGGCAGAGCACTTGTGGAGCAGATGGATATGGCCGGCCGGGTGGAAACCGTAACGGAAATCAAGGCGCACGCTCTGGGTGCCGCGTCGTGCTTTCCGCAGGCCCGGACAGTACTGGACATAGGCGGACAGGACACCAAGGCCATTGCCCTTACCCCGCAGGGCAAAGTGGCGCGCTTTGAAATGAACGACCGCTGCGCCGCGGGTACCGGCAAGTTTCTGGAATACACGGCCACGGTGTTTCAGATTCCCGTGGCCGAGTTCGGCCTGTACGCGCTGAAAGGACAAAATCCGCCGGTCATCAGCAGCATGTGCACCGTTTTTGCCGAAACAGAGGCAACATCACTCATGGCGCAGGGCATCGCCGCCCCGGACATCGCTCTCGGGCTGCACTGTGCCATAGCGCGGCGCACGCTTTCCATGCTGGACCGCATTGACTGTCAGCCCCCGCTGGTTTTTGCCGGCGGGGTGGCCCGCAACCCGTGCATGCGCATGCTCATCGCCCGCGAGCTGCGCCTCATACAGGACGAAACACTGCTCGTGGCCGACAGGCCCGACATGAACGGCGCACTGGGTGCCGCGGTGCATGCACTGCGGCTTGCTACCGCCGGCTGACCCGGCAACAATCCGGCCCCTTCCGCTGTGGCGGAAGGGGCTTTTTTTCGCCCGCAGTTCAGAACGGCTGGCCGCCGTTTACCTGAGACATGAAACCGTAGGTGCCGCCCCCGCCCGACCTCACTGTTTTAATGGCCGCAATAAGTGCCTTGTCTGTTTGCGCGTCGGCAGCGGTCCATTCGATAACCGCATGGCCGAACACCACCGGAACCATGCCCTGCGCCCATATACGCACCATCCGCGTGGCACCGGGCGGCAGAGCAAAGCTACCGTTGCCCGCCCTCAGCTGCACGGGCGCCCCTATTCTGTTGCCTGTAAACACATTGCACAGGCTGCTCACATCCTTGCCGTCATGATCATACACCGTAACCCTGCAGGTTACATCGCTTTCTGAAACATTGGTGATAAACAGGTTGGTGATAAAATCCCATGCCTCGTCACGGGCTTCAACACCGGTAACCAACGCTCGGCCACGGGGCTGAAACGTCATATCCTCCGCCACGGCATACGAAGCCGTTGCAGACACCAGCACCGCGCAGGCCATCAGGACAGCCAGTATACTGTATCGCATCACGTTCTCCTTTTTTCCGGATGCGTTCTGCCGGACACACTCCTTGTGCGATACTCAGGTAGTTGCACAAAACAGCCGGTTGTGTCTAACACCGTACAGTTTGCGCCTTACGCCCGCGCTTATGCAGGAGGACCCTATGGAACTGGAAATTGATCTGCTGCGCTGCTTTGCCGCGGTGGCGGAAGAAGGCGGCTTCACTGCGGCGGGCAGCCGTATTGGCCTTACGCAGTCCGCCGTCAGTCAGCGCATACGCAGACTGGAAGACAGGCTGGGGCGCAGGCTTTTGGTGCGCACAACCCGTACCCTGAGCCTGAGCACCGAAGGAGAAATGCTGCTGCATTACGCCCAGCGCATGCTGGCCCTGCATGACGAAGCACTTGCGCGGCTGAGTGCTTCCAGCATCAAAGGGGCCTTGCGCATCGGATTTGTGGACTATTTCGGGCCTGACGCCATGCCGGAAACCATCCGGCAATTTATCAGAAGCTTTCCGGACATCCACCTTGAACTCCATGCCGGGCTGGGCATGGAACTGCGCCAGCTTTTCGACCACGGCAAACTGGATGTACTGGTGGCAGGCGATGACGGACAGCACACCGGAACCTGTATTGCCCGCGATACTCTGGTCTGGGCCTGCCATACCGCATACAACTGCGCCGCAGCGCGCCCTGCGTTCATGCTTGACCACCTTGCAGCTGAACCGGCGGCCACCGGTGCTCCGGTACCGCTGGTGGCGCTGCCGCTGCCCTGCGTGTTTCGCAGCGCGGCCATTGCCGCACTGGAATCACTGCAGCGCCCATGGGAGGTGGTCTTTACCGCCACGGGCATGGCCAGCGTACTTGCTGCCGTACGCGCCGGACTGGGCATCACCGTGCTGCCCCGCAGCGCCCTGACCCCCGACCTGAAAATTCCCGCACCGGAGGAAGGGTTCCCCCCGCTTCCGGCCTTTTCCACCTGCATCTACGCCAACGACAATGTCAATCTGCAAGCACTGGAGGCGCTTACCCGCCACCTGCGTCAGCAGCTTGGTACACAGCGGGCATAGCCCGCACAGCCTTACCCGCACAC harbors:
- a CDS encoding acyl-CoA dehydratase activase, which produces MLTAGIDIGSRSIELVVQKDGTTVHSARSDTTFDPRTQVRAVMQGWRPDILVATGYGRALVEQMDMAGRVETVTEIKAHALGAASCFPQARTVLDIGGQDTKAIALTPQGKVARFEMNDRCAAGTGKFLEYTATVFQIPVAEFGLYALKGQNPPVISSMCTVFAETEATSLMAQGIAAPDIALGLHCAIARRTLSMLDRIDCQPPLVFAGGVARNPCMRMLIARELRLIQDETLLVADRPDMNGALGAAVHALRLATAG
- a CDS encoding hydantoinase/oxoprolinase N-terminal domain-containing protein; the encoded protein is MSDFTEQNRTAAPDGGFVIGVDAGGTYTDAVVVDIAGGHAVARAKRPTTHYQPSTGVAAAIGDVLLKAGINPADVRSTAVSTTLATNALLENKGVDVGLIVIGFNQRMEVPAAAARYVPGGHRQDGTEAEPLGLEFLLDHLKDLHGRVDAYAVCSLHSYANPAHELVAAEAIRLTSGLPVFCSHEVSMQAGMRERATTAVLNARLLPVMEQFLAGVRKALDEQGIRGTVQVVRGDASTMGMEQAVRSAASTVASGPAATACFGAQYAATACCDYAGQQPQDVLVVDVGGTTTDMTIVHEGRPVIDTGGMLVGEWQTHVDAVEMFTVAVGGDSLVELDPVGTLSLGPARVVPVCMAAAWGVELPDPALWAGPGLGGRCVCAGAGLEGDACSGDALLQLLCARRVMPLAELLAALSMAEVTYNGRMMRLARGQKIFECGFTPTDALHVTGALQLGDAGASLRMARALAALRGEDAVTFSRNVLERAEARIEEAILQHVARREVGANFAGFLTRRQSFSLLDVSVRLAVPVVGIGAAARYLVPGVAARLGTRAVFPELYEVGNAMGAAALALRGMSPSE
- a CDS encoding double-cubane-cluster-containing anaerobic reductase → MSNPAYTAMWEKLNLDIPAHDGLLEVLGKFYGDIYMSQQGRLQGMEYLDFVLSEVHGLRIQELQQAKEQGKKIIGTFCVFVPEEITLAAGAVHVGLCSGADAGTEEAEKLVPRNTCALIKSFIGFKLARLCPFTESCDLVVGETTCDGKKKAYEAFAEHVPMHVMEVPNTKSDAARDLFKTEVLRYMQALQQLTGTAITPQALASGIRTVNAKRRALQRLSALRSADPAPISGRDALLINQVSFYDDPERFTRSINTLCDQMEERIARKEGIAPAGTPRLLLSGCPMAVPNWKLPYIMESSGAVIVGEESCIGTRNTRDLVDESQETLDGMIDALVDRYMKIDCACFTPNTERLHNVTAMAQELKADGIVHYALKFCQPYAHEAFKIEKAAREKDIPVLSVETDYSMEDAEQLKTRVEAFVEMVRG
- a CDS encoding LysR family transcriptional regulator produces the protein MELEIDLLRCFAAVAEEGGFTAAGSRIGLTQSAVSQRIRRLEDRLGRRLLVRTTRTLSLSTEGEMLLHYAQRMLALHDEALARLSASSIKGALRIGFVDYFGPDAMPETIRQFIRSFPDIHLELHAGLGMELRQLFDHGKLDVLVAGDDGQHTGTCIARDTLVWACHTAYNCAAARPAFMLDHLAAEPAATGAPVPLVALPLPCVFRSAAIAALESLQRPWEVVFTATGMASVLAAVRAGLGITVLPRSALTPDLKIPAPEEGFPPLPAFSTCIYANDNVNLQALEALTRHLRQQLGTQRA